From the Paenibacillus sp. FSL H8-0548 genome, one window contains:
- a CDS encoding UDP-N-acetylmuramoyl-L-alanyl-D-glutamate--2,6-diaminopimelate ligase: MLLTSLIKDLAYTLLKGDLHTEISSLAYDSREVKAGGVFVAISGFSVDGHRFIDKALELGATVIVVEKDFRVTADVTVLRVDDTREALARLAANFYQRPTEQMNLLGITGTNGKTSITYFLKSIFEQTGTSLGIIGTIGTVIGDRTFQNKNTTPESLNLQHIFADMIEAHTKHCVMEVSSHALNLNRVAHSSFNTGIFTNLTPDHLELHHTMEEYFEAKAKLFAMTTDYNIINADDPYGKILMDRLRNQGPGLITYAIEQEADIYATDISYFADYTTYTVNTPKGSIPIMVNLPGAIYVYNSLAAIATAYCNQFSLQQIADGIAAVTGIKGRLEVVYQDEDNKIIVDFAHTEDSLEKALTTIRPFTAGKIILVFGVYAADGESGTEKRRSMAKVAATFADFSVITSDNPKEQDNTLIIREIVEGIEAYHGAYEAVVDRRDAIAFAIEISQKGDVILIAGKGHETTQIIGKTEIPFNEPEIVKELMRKTK; this comes from the coding sequence ATGTTGTTGACCTCCTTAATTAAAGATCTTGCTTACACGCTTCTAAAAGGTGACTTACATACCGAAATAAGCTCGCTTGCCTATGACTCCAGGGAGGTCAAAGCAGGTGGTGTATTTGTAGCCATTTCTGGATTTTCAGTCGATGGGCACCGCTTCATAGATAAAGCGCTTGAGCTTGGTGCGACCGTTATCGTTGTAGAGAAGGATTTTAGGGTCACCGCCGATGTGACAGTGCTTCGAGTTGACGACACGCGTGAAGCACTTGCCCGTTTAGCGGCAAATTTCTATCAGCGCCCGACGGAGCAGATGAATTTACTCGGCATCACAGGCACAAACGGGAAGACCTCGATTACTTATTTTCTAAAATCTATTTTCGAGCAAACAGGAACCTCTCTCGGCATTATCGGAACCATTGGGACAGTTATCGGAGACAGGACATTCCAAAACAAAAATACAACGCCTGAATCCCTTAATCTGCAGCATATTTTCGCCGATATGATTGAAGCCCATACCAAGCATTGCGTAATGGAGGTCTCCTCTCATGCGCTTAATTTGAATCGCGTCGCGCATTCCAGCTTCAACACGGGAATTTTCACGAATCTAACGCCCGATCATCTGGAACTGCATCATACGATGGAGGAATATTTCGAAGCCAAGGCTAAGCTGTTTGCGATGACAACCGATTACAATATTATTAACGCAGACGATCCGTATGGCAAAATTCTAATGGATCGTTTAAGAAATCAAGGCCCAGGTCTGATCACTTACGCCATTGAGCAGGAAGCAGACATTTACGCCACAGACATCAGCTATTTTGCCGACTACACAACCTACACCGTCAATACGCCAAAAGGCAGCATACCCATTATGGTAAATCTCCCTGGCGCAATTTACGTATATAACAGCTTAGCCGCTATTGCCACCGCTTATTGCAATCAGTTCAGCCTACAGCAAATTGCAGATGGCATTGCAGCGGTCACTGGTATTAAAGGCCGGCTCGAGGTCGTTTATCAGGATGAGGATAATAAAATCATCGTCGATTTCGCGCATACCGAGGACAGCTTGGAGAAAGCTTTAACAACTATACGTCCTTTTACTGCAGGCAAAATCATTCTTGTATTCGGCGTATATGCCGCTGATGGTGAATCGGGCACTGAGAAGCGCAGATCGATGGCTAAGGTTGCCGCTACGTTCGCGGATTTTTCCGTGATCACCTCAGATAATCCGAAAGAGCAGGATAATACGCTTATTATACGAGAAATTGTGGAAGGCATTGAGGCCTATCATGGTGCCTACGAGGCTGTCGTCGACCGAAGAGATGCCATTGCCTTTGCTATTGAAATAAGCCAAAAGGGCGATGTTATTCTCATTGCGGGCAAAGGACATGAAACGACGCAAATTATCGGCAAAACGGAGATCCCTTTTAATGAACCGGAAATCGTAAAGGAACTTATGCGGAAAACAAAGTAA
- a CDS encoding carboxylate--amine ligase, which translates to MNNKAVILGCNYYIGLSTIRCLGINGVHTVAVDYSTKDTYGADSKYTSEKLISPHYKEDTAAFIRFLKDYARKQSAPPVLIPCHDSYLEVIDAHLEELREHYLIPQDVPGIYSDMMNKEVLQRLSLENGVAVPETVRVDEEQFYEKIDQVIKYPCIVKPTDSPSFVAKFRRKLFKVNNRVELEDALTKAKDAQLEVIVQRIIPGFDDHMYTFDAYLNQDSKVTHWVTCQKFRQYPINFGASVYTGQRYVQELFDIGAPFLEKMKWKGFAEIEFKKDAETGKFYLIEVNCRITNLNNLLYKVGVNIPWITYQELTGSNLVPPKAVKENTNRVFWYGYEDMLAVRDYIKTGQLTRKQVFLSLFKPKAYAIWDWKDPKPAFSYAAIIGGKLAKKLMRR; encoded by the coding sequence GTGAATAATAAAGCTGTTATTTTAGGATGTAATTATTATATTGGTTTAAGTACGATTCGTTGCTTAGGAATTAACGGAGTACATACTGTTGCTGTTGACTATTCAACTAAAGATACGTATGGTGCCGATTCAAAATATACATCTGAGAAGCTGATCTCCCCTCATTACAAGGAAGATACGGCCGCATTCATTCGTTTCTTAAAAGATTATGCACGTAAGCAAAGCGCTCCTCCAGTGCTTATTCCATGTCATGATTCTTATCTCGAGGTTATTGATGCGCATCTGGAAGAGTTAAGAGAGCATTATCTGATTCCGCAGGATGTGCCTGGCATATATTCAGATATGATGAACAAAGAGGTATTACAGCGCCTCTCACTCGAGAACGGTGTTGCCGTCCCAGAAACAGTTCGCGTAGATGAAGAGCAATTCTATGAAAAAATTGATCAAGTCATTAAATATCCTTGTATTGTAAAGCCAACGGACTCCCCTTCCTTCGTAGCCAAGTTCAGAAGGAAGCTATTCAAGGTAAACAACCGTGTAGAGCTTGAAGATGCACTCACCAAAGCAAAGGACGCTCAGCTCGAGGTTATCGTGCAGCGAATCATTCCAGGTTTTGACGATCATATGTATACTTTTGACGCTTATTTAAATCAGGATTCCAAAGTGACGCACTGGGTGACCTGTCAGAAATTCCGCCAATACCCGATTAACTTCGGCGCTTCGGTTTATACTGGCCAGCGCTATGTGCAGGAGCTATTTGATATCGGCGCACCTTTCCTTGAGAAGATGAAATGGAAGGGATTCGCGGAGATTGAATTTAAGAAGGATGCTGAAACGGGGAAATTTTATTTAATTGAGGTCAACTGTAGAATTACGAATCTCAATAATTTGCTGTACAAGGTAGGCGTGAATATACCGTGGATTACCTATCAAGAGCTGACTGGCAGCAACCTTGTACCGCCTAAAGCCGTCAAAGAGAATACGAACCGTGTATTCTGGTACGGGTACGAGGATATGCTCGCCGTTCGTGATTATATTAAGACAGGCCAACTGACCCGCAAGCAAGTATTTTTATCGTTGTTTAAGCCAAAGGCTTATGCCATTTGGGACTGGAAGGACCCTAAGCCAGCCTTCTCTTATGCTGCAATTATAGGCGGCAAGCTGGCAAAAAAACTTATGAGAAGATAA
- a CDS encoding LysR family transcriptional regulator, with protein MSSADKLQTFLTLADCRSFTETAKILYTSQPTVSNHIQQLENQYGTALFNRSGKSIALTQKGRILYDYALKITSLYKEAADRLQHDAPQTPNIYVSHYLGTYVLPELIMRFNDKYPEKSSLLRTCDYVELNNNLLHKKTNFAIMPLYETDSSIHSDYEIEPLFAEDLLLVASPEHLWNKRKMLYIRDLNHKRLLVPENDYIRSTLVQALKRNHVNVDIVYKQSLEDIKDEVAQESSIAYLPYYSVNKSIASGTLITRPIAGMQMKRSSGFVIRKNITLTEQEQAFYSFIKQAF; from the coding sequence ATGAGTTCTGCAGATAAGCTACAAACCTTTTTGACGCTGGCCGACTGCCGCTCTTTTACTGAAACGGCAAAGATTCTTTATACCTCTCAGCCTACGGTCAGCAATCATATACAGCAGCTCGAAAATCAGTACGGTACAGCCTTATTCAATCGTTCGGGAAAAAGCATCGCTTTAACACAAAAAGGTAGAATACTATATGACTACGCTTTAAAGATCACATCACTGTATAAGGAGGCCGCTGACCGTCTTCAGCACGATGCTCCACAAACGCCAAATATCTATGTCAGCCATTATTTAGGCACCTATGTACTGCCTGAGCTTATTATGCGCTTTAATGACAAATATCCAGAAAAATCTTCGCTGCTGCGTACCTGTGACTATGTCGAATTAAACAATAATTTGCTGCATAAAAAAACAAATTTCGCTATTATGCCACTCTATGAAACCGATAGCTCTATCCATTCTGACTATGAAATAGAACCCCTCTTTGCCGAGGATCTGCTGCTCGTCGCATCGCCGGAGCACCTATGGAACAAGCGCAAAATGTTATATATCAGAGACTTAAATCACAAGCGTCTGCTTGTTCCTGAGAACGATTATATTCGGTCCACTTTAGTCCAGGCCTTAAAGCGCAATCATGTAAATGTAGATATCGTATATAAACAAAGTCTTGAAGATATTAAAGATGAAGTCGCACAAGAAAGTAGCATTGCTTATCTTCCCTATTATTCTGTGAACAAAAGTATTGCTAGCGGTACGCTTATTACACGCCCAATTGCGGGCATGCAAATGAAACGAAGCAGCGGATTTGTCATACGCAAAAACATAACGCTCACAGAACAAGAGCAGGCCTTCTATTCCTTTATTAAACAAGCATTCTAG
- a CDS encoding aspartyl-phosphate phosphatase Spo0E family protein — MDKKHLLKQLQSLRSKLHEIAEARGSLTDPDVLAVSEEADQLIVALQHIQRNELTHITISRDDL, encoded by the coding sequence ATGGACAAAAAACACTTGCTTAAACAATTGCAGTCGCTGCGGTCAAAGCTTCACGAAATAGCCGAAGCGCGCGGCAGCCTGACAGATCCGGATGTTCTGGCAGTTAGCGAAGAGGCCGATCAACTTATAGTTGCGCTACAGCATATACAAAGAAACGAGCTAACACATATCACGATAAGCCGGGACGATTTGTAA
- the tadA gene encoding tRNA adenosine(34) deaminase TadA, protein MTREQEDQHWMLEAIEEAKKAEQIGEVPIGAVIVKDNEIIGRGYNLRETRFDPTAHAEMVAIRDACDRIGAWRLLDCTLYVTLEPCPMCAGAIVQARVKRVVYGTADPKAGCAGTLMNLLQEPRFNHETELTNGILQPECAYLLTQFFRRLRGK, encoded by the coding sequence ATGACTAGAGAACAAGAAGATCAGCATTGGATGCTGGAAGCCATAGAAGAGGCAAAAAAAGCCGAACAAATTGGAGAAGTTCCTATCGGGGCTGTTATCGTTAAAGATAATGAAATTATCGGGAGAGGCTACAATTTGAGAGAAACGCGGTTTGATCCGACCGCGCATGCTGAAATGGTGGCCATACGTGACGCCTGCGATCGCATTGGCGCATGGAGGTTATTGGACTGTACGCTGTATGTCACGCTAGAGCCTTGTCCCATGTGCGCCGGCGCAATTGTACAAGCACGCGTTAAACGCGTAGTTTACGGAACGGCTGATCCTAAAGCCGGCTGTGCCGGGACGCTCATGAATTTACTGCAAGAGCCCCGTTTCAACCATGAAACGGAGCTCACAAATGGTATTTTACAGCCTGAATGCGCTTATCTTTTAACACAATTCTTCCGTCGACTTCGCGGAAAATAG
- a CDS encoding ATP-binding protein: MSIKMKFSVLITLTVLTFFILHHILNEYSMIQGMKEHARRAMQDTSVHVSGVFSSFDEQPGDGYLLSEEEHTALEQLFEIVKSLNPNIKEITVFDQDTLAVPFGTYTYKNSVTDHLIIPDIKNTGFELRKMRINDETYYRSYYSDNQNDNYIISVVYDGDGINSLVAARRNHSLIYTGITMLLVLIISYWLVGVMIRPIKDILWKVNEVSSARFQQPIRIKRKDEFGLLALKVNAMSQNLSIYMNKLRRAFEENRRMKEHLESFINNTSDAIHLNDLDGKIIQVNRAFEQLFGYEEEEAIGLIYPILPDSHRAEMKHMLNQLLLGRALPSQETMCVTKTGELIPVSVTISPIRDTDGTIRAFASISRDMRSRNKMEELLRRSEKLTTVGQLAAGVAHEIRNPLTTLRGFLQLQQESKKLVLSHVSLMLSELDRINLIVGEFLILAKPQATRFVAKDVRNVLRDVMAFMNSEALLHNIEFRVSFTEENCLISCEENQLKQVFINLLKNAIEAMPSGGKIHNYITHKRDYISIIITDEGVGIPDDMIPKIGDPFFTGKETGTGLGIMVSQRIINSHRGTLDIKSQVNVGTTVHLLLPALKEEAESVILGQ, translated from the coding sequence TTGTCAATTAAGATGAAATTTTCCGTCTTGATTACTCTTACTGTATTGACGTTTTTTATACTCCATCATATTTTGAATGAATATTCAATGATCCAAGGGATGAAGGAGCATGCTCGTCGTGCCATGCAGGATACATCTGTGCACGTTTCAGGTGTTTTTTCCTCATTCGATGAGCAGCCAGGCGATGGCTACCTTCTTTCAGAAGAGGAGCATACGGCTCTGGAGCAGCTATTTGAAATCGTAAAATCATTAAACCCAAATATAAAGGAAATAACGGTATTTGATCAAGACACGCTCGCTGTCCCTTTCGGTACTTACACGTACAAGAACTCCGTGACGGATCATTTAATTATACCGGATATTAAGAATACCGGCTTTGAGCTGCGTAAGATGCGGATAAATGATGAGACTTATTATCGCAGCTACTACTCGGATAATCAAAACGATAACTATATTATAAGCGTTGTGTATGATGGTGATGGGATTAATAGTTTGGTTGCTGCCAGACGAAATCATTCCCTCATTTATACAGGCATCACAATGCTGCTTGTACTTATCATCAGCTACTGGCTGGTCGGTGTAATGATTAGACCGATAAAGGATATTTTATGGAAGGTAAATGAGGTCTCATCCGCACGCTTCCAACAGCCTATTCGCATTAAGCGCAAGGATGAGTTTGGATTGCTAGCACTTAAGGTGAATGCCATGTCGCAAAACTTAAGTATTTATATGAATAAGCTGCGCAGAGCGTTTGAGGAAAACCGACGGATGAAGGAACATTTGGAGTCCTTTATTAACAATACGAGCGATGCGATTCACCTTAATGATTTAGATGGAAAAATCATTCAAGTAAACCGTGCGTTTGAGCAGCTTTTTGGCTATGAGGAGGAGGAGGCAATTGGGCTTATTTATCCTATTCTCCCTGACTCGCATCGTGCGGAGATGAAACATATGCTGAACCAGCTATTGCTGGGAAGAGCGCTGCCATCACAGGAAACAATGTGTGTTACGAAGACAGGAGAGCTGATTCCTGTAAGCGTAACGATTTCGCCAATACGTGATACGGATGGAACGATTCGTGCGTTTGCAAGTATTTCAAGGGATATGCGCAGTCGAAATAAGATGGAGGAGCTGCTGCGCAGGTCGGAGAAGCTGACGACAGTCGGACAGCTGGCAGCTGGCGTTGCTCATGAAATTAGAAATCCGCTTACGACGCTGCGAGGTTTCCTTCAGCTTCAGCAAGAGAGCAAGAAGCTGGTGCTCTCGCATGTGTCTCTTATGCTATCGGAGCTTGATCGCATTAATTTAATTGTCGGCGAATTTCTAATATTGGCTAAACCGCAGGCCACAAGGTTCGTTGCCAAGGACGTGAGGAATGTTTTGCGAGATGTGATGGCGTTCATGAATAGTGAAGCTCTGCTCCATAATATCGAGTTTAGAGTTTCCTTTACAGAGGAGAACTGCCTAATCTCATGCGAGGAGAACCAATTAAAGCAGGTTTTTATTAATTTATTGAAAAATGCAATTGAGGCTATGCCGAGCGGTGGAAAAATTCATAATTATATTACGCATAAGCGAGATTATATTTCAATTATAATTACAGATGAGGGTGTAGGGATTCCCGACGACATGATACCTAAGATTGGAGACCCCTTCTTTACGGGAAAGGAAACGGGTACAGGGCTTGGCATTATGGTCAGCCAGCGTATTATTAACAGCCACCGCGGCACGCTGGATATTAAGAGCCAGGTAAATGTGGGGACAACCGTGCATCTGCTGCTGCCTGCTTTGAAAGAAGAGGCTGAGAGCGTTATACTAGGACAATAG
- a CDS encoding NAD(P)H-binding protein: MMQAVSNKKSTLKSSNPSNGSEGFTTLLVGATGLIGIALLEQLIRDPAVLKITVVSRRPIEAARLGSPSELTKLHLIVASLDELDQVLEHTNADVVFCTLGTTIKAAKTKEAFRKVDYEYPLTLARFAERTHASLFSVVTAMGASSSSRVFYSRVKGELQDALVKLSIPQIQIFQPSLLLGERALSRPGETFGAWMSKGLQFAMVGRMRKYRPIKGEDVARAMLHAASRAIKMKSADAASTTAGMHYYPSDKIAELVVNTTG; the protein is encoded by the coding sequence ATGATGCAAGCTGTAAGCAACAAGAAGAGTACTCTGAAGAGCAGCAATCCTTCTAATGGTTCGGAGGGCTTTACCACCTTGCTGGTAGGGGCAACGGGTCTCATTGGCATCGCTTTGCTGGAGCAGTTGATTCGAGATCCTGCTGTGCTTAAAATCACCGTTGTCTCCAGACGACCGATAGAAGCTGCGAGGCTCGGCAGTCCAAGTGAACTCACTAAGCTGCATCTGATCGTTGCATCCTTGGACGAGCTGGATCAGGTATTGGAGCACACAAACGCTGATGTTGTTTTTTGTACGCTTGGCACTACAATTAAGGCAGCCAAAACAAAAGAAGCCTTCCGTAAGGTAGACTATGAGTACCCGCTCACTTTGGCGCGGTTTGCGGAACGCACGCATGCCTCCTTATTTTCTGTGGTTACCGCTATGGGGGCCTCCTCGAGCTCAAGGGTGTTTTACAGCAGAGTGAAGGGCGAGCTGCAGGATGCCCTTGTTAAGCTGAGTATACCGCAAATTCAAATATTCCAGCCATCCCTGCTGCTTGGAGAGCGGGCTTTGTCCCGTCCCGGCGAGACTTTTGGTGCATGGATGTCGAAGGGCTTGCAATTTGCGATGGTGGGTCGCATGCGCAAGTATCGTCCAATTAAGGGCGAGGATGTGGCTCGTGCAATGCTTCATGCAGCAAGCCGAGCTATAAAGATGAAATCTGCAGACGCAGCGAGTACAACAGCAGGAATGCATTATTATCCATCGGACAAAATTGCCGAACTGGTAGTAAATACAACGGGGTGA
- the rluF gene encoding 23S rRNA pseudouridine(2604) synthase RluF, with amino-acid sequence MRINKFISETGYCSRREADKLVDSGRVTINGVAAQLGSQAELGDDVRVDGHRIGEQKRHVYIALHKPVGITCTTELHIKGNIVDYVGHTERIFPIGRLDKDSEGLILLTNDGDVVNPILRSEGKHEKEYLVTVDKPATDAFLKGMASGVHILGSMTLPCVVTRVTDRVFRIILTEGRNRQIRRMCEVFGYHVRKLQRQRIMNIKLGGLQVGKWRDLSEEEKTELFGILSYKPV; translated from the coding sequence TTGAGAATCAATAAGTTTATTAGTGAAACCGGATATTGCTCTAGACGAGAGGCAGATAAGCTGGTAGATAGCGGACGCGTTACGATTAACGGCGTGGCAGCACAGCTTGGAAGCCAGGCGGAGCTAGGGGATGACGTTCGTGTCGATGGGCATCGAATTGGCGAGCAGAAGCGTCATGTTTACATCGCACTCCATAAACCAGTCGGAATTACATGTACGACTGAGCTGCATATTAAAGGGAATATTGTCGATTACGTTGGTCATACGGAACGTATTTTTCCAATTGGAAGGCTGGATAAGGATTCAGAGGGTCTCATCCTTCTAACCAACGACGGTGATGTCGTTAATCCAATTCTTCGCTCCGAAGGCAAGCATGAGAAGGAGTATTTGGTAACGGTCGATAAACCGGCGACGGATGCTTTCTTAAAGGGAATGGCGAGCGGCGTTCATATTCTGGGCAGTATGACCTTGCCTTGCGTGGTGACGAGAGTTACGGACAGGGTATTCCGGATTATTTTAACAGAGGGTCGGAATCGTCAAATACGCAGAATGTGTGAAGTATTTGGCTATCATGTAAGAAAGCTGCAGCGGCAAAGAATTATGAACATTAAGCTTGGTGGACTGCAGGTTGGGAAATGGCGAGATCTAAGCGAAGAGGAAAAAACGGAGCTTTTTGGAATATTGAGCTATAAGCCAGTGTAG
- a CDS encoding flagellar motor protein MotB, producing MSRKHRHEEHEEHVDESWLIPYADLLTLLLALFIVLYSMNSVDVKKFEDMSNAFSIALSSGSGILTEKSIVRSGDDDGKKQDEAGGIIDSKEEAKDPNKELSQADKAMEELMEREQKNLEELKKNIDNYIEKNGLTSDLETKLNLSQLMITISDNALFAPAQANVKPESRELAVAIGKMLQQYPDYEVVVSGHTDTTPISTVFFKSNWDLSSMRAIRFMDILLENKQLKPERFSAIGFGEYRPVADNKTAAGKSKNRRVEVSIMHTYSDATNPQKISVAK from the coding sequence TTGAGCAGAAAGCATAGACACGAAGAACACGAGGAGCATGTTGATGAATCCTGGCTCATTCCTTACGCCGACCTGCTCACGCTGCTCTTGGCACTATTTATCGTGCTATACTCCATGAACTCTGTTGACGTGAAGAAATTTGAGGACATGTCTAACGCGTTCAGTATTGCACTCAGCTCAGGCAGCGGCATCCTCACTGAGAAAAGCATCGTAAGAAGTGGCGATGATGATGGAAAAAAACAAGATGAAGCAGGCGGAATTATCGATTCGAAAGAGGAAGCCAAAGATCCAAACAAGGAATTGTCCCAAGCAGATAAAGCTATGGAAGAGCTTATGGAGAGAGAACAAAAAAATCTAGAAGAGCTAAAGAAAAATATCGATAACTATATTGAGAAAAACGGCCTCACCAGCGATCTTGAAACGAAGCTCAATCTCTCCCAGCTTATGATCACGATCAGTGACAATGCATTATTTGCTCCAGCGCAAGCGAATGTTAAGCCTGAATCACGAGAGCTTGCTGTCGCTATTGGCAAGATGCTGCAGCAGTATCCTGATTACGAGGTTGTCGTGTCAGGCCATACCGACACAACGCCAATATCAACTGTTTTCTTCAAATCTAATTGGGATCTAAGCTCCATGCGGGCGATTCGATTTATGGATATTCTGCTTGAAAACAAACAGCTGAAGCCCGAACGCTTTAGTGCGATTGGCTTCGGAGAATATCGTCCGGTTGCTGACAACAAAACCGCAGCAGGTAAATCTAAAAATCGCCGCGTCGAGGTTTCCATTATGCATACCTATAGTGATGCTACGAATCCACAGAAGATCTCTGTAGCGAAATGA